From the genome of Streptomyces spinoverrucosus:
GACAACGCCTCCAGCGCCGCCGGGTCGCGCGGCGTTCGCGGCAGGGTCGTGTCGACGTCCGGCAGCGGCACGTCGGGCGCCACCCGGACGACCGTCGGCGCCACCGCCAGGTAGGGCCGCGCCTCGTCCAGCCGCTTGCGCTGGGTCGGCGTCAGCTTCGCCGTGCGGTCGTCGACGGCGGCCAGGATCCCGGCCAGGTCGCCGAACTCCGCGAGCAGCTTCGCGGCCGTCTTCTCGCCGATGCCCGGCACCCCCGGCAGGCCGTCGCTGGGGTCGCCGCGCAGCAGGGCCAGATCCGCGTACCCACTGCCGTCGACGCCGTACTTCTCGCGCAGCCACGCCTCGTCCGTGAGCTGCAGGGTGCCCACGCCCTTCAGCGGGTACAGCACCCGCACGCCGCGTGCGTCGTCCACCAGCTGGTACAGGTCCCGGTCGCCGGTGACGATGTCGACCGGGCCCGTGGCCCGCGCGGTGAAGGTGCCGATGACGTCGTCCGCCTCGTACCCCTCGACCCCCACGCGCGCGATGCCCAGCGCGTCGAGGACCGCCTCGATGACCGGCACCTGCGGCGACAGCGTGTCCGGCACCTCCTCCTCGTCCGGCCCGACCTCGTGCTCCTCGGCGACCCGGTGCGCCTTGTACGACGGGATCAGCTCGACCCGCCACTTCGGGCGCCAGTCGGCGTCCATGCAGGCCACCAGATGCTCGGGGTGGTGGTCGCGGACCAGCCGGTCGATGAAGTCGAGCAGTCCGCGCACGGCGTTCACCGGAGTGCCGTCCGGGGCCTTCACGGAGTCCGGGACGCCGAAGTAGGCGCGGAAGTAGAGCGAGGCGGTGTCGAGGAGCATCAGTCGTCCGGTCACGTCCCGCATCATGCCGTACGGCACTGACAGCGGCCTTACGCTGCGCAACGAGTTGCGGTCTGCGCATGCGGTGTGGACTGGACCACTTGCGCGTTTGTGCTCGGCGAACCAGGGCAGGCGCGGCTTCGGAGCGGCGTCGCTTGCGCATTCAACCTTGCGCCCGTCGCTCTGTTCATTTGCCGTCGAGACAAGAGGTACCCGTGTCATCCAGGCTTGAGGCCGAACGTCTTTACAAAGTGTTCGGCAGACGACCGGACGAGGCTGTCGACCGGCTCCGCCAGGGAGCAGACCGGGAGGAACTGCGCGCCGACGGCACCACCGCCGCCGTGATCGACGCCTCCTTCACCGTGGAACCGGGCCAGATCTTCGTCGTCATGGGCCTGTCCGGATCCGGCAAGTCCACCCTGCTGCGCATGCTCAACGGACTCCTGGAGCCGACCGCGGGTCACGTCCGCTTCGACGGCCAGGACCTGACCGCACTCTCCGACCGCGAGCTGCGTGAGGTCCGCGCCAAGAAGATCAGCATGGTCTTCCAGCACTTCGCACTGTTCCCGCACCGCAGCGTCCTGGAGAACGCCGCCTATGGTCTGGCCGTGCAGGGCGTGCCCCGCGCCGAGCGCGAGAAGCGCGCCGGCGAGGCGCTGGCCCTGTGCGGACTGGCCGGCTGGGAGAAGTCCTGGCCCGACGAGCTGTCCGGCGGCATGCAGCAGCGCGTGGGCCTCGCCCGTGCCCTCGCCACCGACGCCGACCTGCTCCTGATGGACGAGTCCTTCAGCGCGCTCGACCCGCTGATCCGCCGTGACATGCAGGACCAGCTGCTGGAGCTGCAGCGCACCCTGAAGAAGACCATCGTCTTCATCACCCACGACCTGAACGAGGCCATGCGCCTGGGCGACCGGATCGCCGTCATGCGCGACGGACGCATCGTCCAGACCGGAACGGCGGAGGACATCCTCCTGCGCCCGGCGAACGACTACGTCGCCTCCTTCATCCAGGACGTCGACCGCTCCCGCGTGCTGACCGCAAGCGCCCTCATGGACACCTCGGTCACCGCCGAGGCCCCGCTGTGCGCCTGCGAGACCGCCACCCGTGAGACGCCGTTCACGGAGCTGTGCGCGATCAGCGCCCGGCTGTCGCACCGCGTCTCGGTCGTGGACGAGGACAACCGGGTCGTCGGCGTCGTGCCGCGCCAGCGCCTGGTCGGCTTCCTCGGCGAGGAGACGGCCGACCCCGCGCCCTGCGACAACCCGGACGGGAAGGTGATCGCCCATGCCTAGGCTGCGACTGGGCGACTGGGTCGACTCCGGCGTCGACTGGCTCGTCAACCACCTCTCCTGGCTCTTCGACGCGGTCAAGGCCGTCGTCGAGGGCATGTACAACGGCATCAGCGACGTCCTCACCGCCCCCGAGCCGCTGCTCCTGGCCGGCATCCTCGCGGTGCTCGCCTGGTGGCTGCGCGGCCTGCTGGGCGGTGTCCTGGCCTTCGCCGGTTTCGCCCTGATCGACTCGCTCGATCTGTGGGACCGGGCGATGTCGACCCTGTCCCTGGTGATCGTCGCGACCGTGATCGCCCTGGTGATCTCCATCCCGCTGGGCATCTGGGCCGCCCGCTCCAAGACCGTCAGCGCGCTCGTCCGGCCGGTCCTGGACCTGCTCCAGACGATGCCGTCGATGGTCCTGCTGATCCCGGCGATCCTGTTCTTCGGCATGGGCGTCCCGGCCGGTGTGATCGCCACGCTGATCTTCGCGCTCGCGCCCGGCGTCCGGATGACCGAGCTGGGCATCCGTCAGGTCGACGCCGAACTCGTCGAGGCCGCCGAGGCGTTCGGCACCACGCCGCGCGACACCCTGCTGCGCGTGCAGCTGCCGCTCGCCCTGCCGACCATCATGGCGGGCATCAACCAGGTCATCATGCTCGGCCTGTCGATGGTCGTCATCGCCGGCATGGTCGGCACCGGCGGTCTCGGCGGCGCCGTCAACGAGGCGATCGGCCAGCTCGACATCGGCCTCGGCTTCGAGGCGGGCCTCGGCATCGTCGTCCTCGCCATCTACCTGGACCGCATCACCGGCGCCCTCGGCGAGCAGATCTCCCCGCTCGGCCGCCGCGCCGCCGCCCGGGCCCGCGCCGCGGGCGCACGCCGGGTGTGGAACTACCGTCCCCGCCCGGTCGTCGCGGTCGTCGGCGCGGTCGTCCTGGCCCTGGTCGCGGGCGGCATGGGCGTCTTCGGCTCGTCCACGGGCACCGCCGAGGCCTCCGCCACCAACGTCGGCAAGGGCAAGGAGATCAAGCTCGGCTACATCCCCTGGGACGAGGGCATCGCCTCGACGTACCTGTGGAAGGAGATCCTGGAGCAGCGCGGCTTCGACGTCACCACCACGCAGTACGCCGCCGGCCCGCTCTACACCGGCCTCGCCACCGGCCAGATCGACTTCCAGACCGACTCCTGGCTGCCGACCACGCACGCCGAGTACTGGAAGAAGTACGGCGCGCAGCTCGACGACCTCGGCTCGTGGTACGGCCCGACCTCCCTGGAGCTGACCGTCCCGTCGTACATGGAGGACGTGAACTCCCTGGAGGACCTGAAGAACCACGCCTCCGACCTCGACGGCAAGATCGTCGGCATCGAGCCGAGCGCCGGAATGATGGGCATGCTCAAGGACAAGGTGCTCAAGGAGTACGGGCTGGAGAACTCGTACCAGGTCGTGGACGGCTCCACGCCCGCGATGCTCGCCGAGCTCAAGCGGGCGTACGCCAAGAAGCAGCCGATCGTCGTCACGCTCTGGTCGCCGCACTGGGCGTACAGCGACTACGACCTGAAGAAGCTCAAGGACCCCAAGGGCGCCTGGGGCAAGGGCGACGGTGTGCACACGCTCTCCCGCAAGGGCT
Proteins encoded in this window:
- a CDS encoding 5'-3' exonuclease: MPYGMMRDVTGRLMLLDTASLYFRAYFGVPDSVKAPDGTPVNAVRGLLDFIDRLVRDHHPEHLVACMDADWRPKWRVELIPSYKAHRVAEEHEVGPDEEEVPDTLSPQVPVIEAVLDALGIARVGVEGYEADDVIGTFTARATGPVDIVTGDRDLYQLVDDARGVRVLYPLKGVGTLQLTDEAWLREKYGVDGSGYADLALLRGDPSDGLPGVPGIGEKTAAKLLAEFGDLAGILAAVDDRTAKLTPTQRKRLDEARPYLAVAPTVVRVAPDVPLPDVDTTLPRTPRDPAALEALSGRWGLGGALQRLLTTLEA
- a CDS encoding quaternary amine ABC transporter ATP-binding protein, which encodes MSSRLEAERLYKVFGRRPDEAVDRLRQGADREELRADGTTAAVIDASFTVEPGQIFVVMGLSGSGKSTLLRMLNGLLEPTAGHVRFDGQDLTALSDRELREVRAKKISMVFQHFALFPHRSVLENAAYGLAVQGVPRAEREKRAGEALALCGLAGWEKSWPDELSGGMQQRVGLARALATDADLLLMDESFSALDPLIRRDMQDQLLELQRTLKKTIVFITHDLNEAMRLGDRIAVMRDGRIVQTGTAEDILLRPANDYVASFIQDVDRSRVLTASALMDTSVTAEAPLCACETATRETPFTELCAISARLSHRVSVVDEDNRVVGVVPRQRLVGFLGEETADPAPCDNPDGKVIAHA
- a CDS encoding ABC transporter permease/substrate binding protein, with the protein product MPRLRLGDWVDSGVDWLVNHLSWLFDAVKAVVEGMYNGISDVLTAPEPLLLAGILAVLAWWLRGLLGGVLAFAGFALIDSLDLWDRAMSTLSLVIVATVIALVISIPLGIWAARSKTVSALVRPVLDLLQTMPSMVLLIPAILFFGMGVPAGVIATLIFALAPGVRMTELGIRQVDAELVEAAEAFGTTPRDTLLRVQLPLALPTIMAGINQVIMLGLSMVVIAGMVGTGGLGGAVNEAIGQLDIGLGFEAGLGIVVLAIYLDRITGALGEQISPLGRRAAARARAAGARRVWNYRPRPVVAVVGAVVLALVAGGMGVFGSSTGTAEASATNVGKGKEIKLGYIPWDEGIASTYLWKEILEQRGFDVTTTQYAAGPLYTGLATGQIDFQTDSWLPTTHAEYWKKYGAQLDDLGSWYGPTSLELTVPSYMEDVNSLEDLKNHASDLDGKIVGIEPSAGMMGMLKDKVLKEYGLENSYQVVDGSTPAMLAELKRAYAKKQPIVVTLWSPHWAYSDYDLKKLKDPKGAWGKGDGVHTLSRKGFAEDNPEVGEWLRNFSMTEGQLTGLEAQIQKAGKGKEQDAVRTWLKQYPGLVDEWAPVGEGQSQAAG